The following proteins are co-located in the Acipenser ruthenus chromosome 35, fAciRut3.2 maternal haplotype, whole genome shotgun sequence genome:
- the LOC131696616 gene encoding membrane progestin receptor delta-like isoform X3 produces MTNETVNIWTHFLPTWYFLWQFCVLCSTLDFWSECYSWPLLVYMLLICLYPFTSSCAHTFSSMSAEARHVCYFFDYGALSLYSLGCAITYGAYVMPDRWINSVFHHCFIPVAVLNTLVCTALSCYSRFPELEFPRWSKILRTAAFVYPFVFDNIPLFYRLLVCSGEGCTHNEAVSSHCYHLIFAFLTCFLFASHLPERLAPGRFDYIGHSHQLFHICAVVGTHFQMEAILADMSSRRGWLAAHTPMPSFLGSVGAVSIGVVLNLAIIGLFSATLLWTPSTAHSPCPCNNNNNNHQPERKDK; encoded by the exons ATGACCAATGAGACGGTCAATATCTGGACCCACTTCCTTCCAACCTG GTATTTCCTGTGGCAGTTCTGCGTCCTGTGCTCCACACTGGATTTCTGGAGTGAGTGTTACTCCTGGCCTCTGCTGGTGTACATGCTGCTCATCTGCCTGTACCCGTTCACCTCGAGCTGCGCTCACACCTTCAGCTCCATGTCTGCAGAGGCGCGGCACGTCTGCTACTTCTTCGACTACGGAGCGCTCAGCCTCTACAGCCTGG GCTGTGCGATCACCTATGGTGCATACGTGATGCCGGATCGCTGGATCAACAGTGTGTTTCATCACTGCTTCATTCCTGTAGCCGTATTGAACACCCTCGTGTGCACAGCACTGTCCTGCTACTCACG ATTTCCTGAACTGGAGTTTCCACGCTGGAGTAAGATTCTAAGGACAGCAGCGTTTGTTTACCCCTTCGTTTTCGACAACATTCCTCTATTTTACCGg TTGCTGGTGTGTTCAGGGGAAGGCTGTACTCACAATGAAGCTGTCTCCAGTCACTGCTATCATCTCATCTTTGCTTTCCTCACCTGCTTCCTGTTCGCATCACACTTACCTGAGAGGCTGGCTCCAGGCAGATTCGACTACATCG GTCACAGTCACCAGCTCTTCCATATCTGTGCTGTGGTGGGGACCCACTTCCAGATGGAGGCTATCCTGGCTGATATGAGCTCCAGGCGAGGCTGGCTGGCTGCCCACACTCCCATGCCCTCCTTCCTGGGCTCCGTTGGAGCCGTCTCTATCGGAGTGGTTCTCAACCTGGCCATCATAGGACTCTTCAGCGCCACCTTGCTGTGGACACCCAGTACTGCACACTCCCCCTGCccttgcaacaacaacaacaacaaccaccaacCAGAGCGCAAGGACAAGTGA
- the LOC131696616 gene encoding membrane progestin receptor delta-like isoform X1: MMSVNYQLQRDPSVSSRRVSGGALQWRGETMSPEATPLLSFLLFFPGRDNMLSVKLPQVFHIHQVPRVFREDGIISGYRHPRSSALDCILSSFQMTNETVNIWTHFLPTWYFLWQFCVLCSTLDFWSECYSWPLLVYMLLICLYPFTSSCAHTFSSMSAEARHVCYFFDYGALSLYSLGCAITYGAYVMPDRWINSVFHHCFIPVAVLNTLVCTALSCYSRFPELEFPRWSKILRTAAFVYPFVFDNIPLFYRLLVCSGEGCTHNEAVSSHCYHLIFAFLTCFLFASHLPERLAPGRFDYIGHSHQLFHICAVVGTHFQMEAILADMSSRRGWLAAHTPMPSFLGSVGAVSIGVVLNLAIIGLFSATLLWTPSTAHSPCPCNNNNNNHQPERKDK; the protein is encoded by the exons ATGATGAGCGTTAACTATCAGCTTCAACGTGATCC ATCTGTGTCATCTCGCAGGGTGAGCGGGGGGGCTCTGCAATGGAGGGGGGAGACGATGAGTCCTGAAgccacccctctcctctcctttctcttGTTTTTCCCTGGGAGAGACAACATGCTGAGTGTTAAACTGCCTCAAGTGTTCCACATTCACCAAGTACCGCGA GTTTTCCGGGAGGATGGGATTATTTCGGGATATCGCCACCCCCGTAGCTCCGCCCTGGACTGCATCCTCAGCAGCTTCCAGATGACCAATGAGACGGTCAATATCTGGACCCACTTCCTTCCAACCTG GTATTTCCTGTGGCAGTTCTGCGTCCTGTGCTCCACACTGGATTTCTGGAGTGAGTGTTACTCCTGGCCTCTGCTGGTGTACATGCTGCTCATCTGCCTGTACCCGTTCACCTCGAGCTGCGCTCACACCTTCAGCTCCATGTCTGCAGAGGCGCGGCACGTCTGCTACTTCTTCGACTACGGAGCGCTCAGCCTCTACAGCCTGG GCTGTGCGATCACCTATGGTGCATACGTGATGCCGGATCGCTGGATCAACAGTGTGTTTCATCACTGCTTCATTCCTGTAGCCGTATTGAACACCCTCGTGTGCACAGCACTGTCCTGCTACTCACG ATTTCCTGAACTGGAGTTTCCACGCTGGAGTAAGATTCTAAGGACAGCAGCGTTTGTTTACCCCTTCGTTTTCGACAACATTCCTCTATTTTACCGg TTGCTGGTGTGTTCAGGGGAAGGCTGTACTCACAATGAAGCTGTCTCCAGTCACTGCTATCATCTCATCTTTGCTTTCCTCACCTGCTTCCTGTTCGCATCACACTTACCTGAGAGGCTGGCTCCAGGCAGATTCGACTACATCG GTCACAGTCACCAGCTCTTCCATATCTGTGCTGTGGTGGGGACCCACTTCCAGATGGAGGCTATCCTGGCTGATATGAGCTCCAGGCGAGGCTGGCTGGCTGCCCACACTCCCATGCCCTCCTTCCTGGGCTCCGTTGGAGCCGTCTCTATCGGAGTGGTTCTCAACCTGGCCATCATAGGACTCTTCAGCGCCACCTTGCTGTGGACACCCAGTACTGCACACTCCCCCTGCccttgcaacaacaacaacaacaaccaccaacCAGAGCGCAAGGACAAGTGA
- the LOC131696616 gene encoding membrane progestin receptor delta-like isoform X2: MSPEATPLLSFLLFFPGRDNMLSVKLPQVFHIHQVPRVFREDGIISGYRHPRSSALDCILSSFQMTNETVNIWTHFLPTWYFLWQFCVLCSTLDFWSECYSWPLLVYMLLICLYPFTSSCAHTFSSMSAEARHVCYFFDYGALSLYSLGCAITYGAYVMPDRWINSVFHHCFIPVAVLNTLVCTALSCYSRFPELEFPRWSKILRTAAFVYPFVFDNIPLFYRLLVCSGEGCTHNEAVSSHCYHLIFAFLTCFLFASHLPERLAPGRFDYIGHSHQLFHICAVVGTHFQMEAILADMSSRRGWLAAHTPMPSFLGSVGAVSIGVVLNLAIIGLFSATLLWTPSTAHSPCPCNNNNNNHQPERKDK; the protein is encoded by the exons ATGAGTCCTGAAgccacccctctcctctcctttctcttGTTTTTCCCTGGGAGAGACAACATGCTGAGTGTTAAACTGCCTCAAGTGTTCCACATTCACCAAGTACCGCGA GTTTTCCGGGAGGATGGGATTATTTCGGGATATCGCCACCCCCGTAGCTCCGCCCTGGACTGCATCCTCAGCAGCTTCCAGATGACCAATGAGACGGTCAATATCTGGACCCACTTCCTTCCAACCTG GTATTTCCTGTGGCAGTTCTGCGTCCTGTGCTCCACACTGGATTTCTGGAGTGAGTGTTACTCCTGGCCTCTGCTGGTGTACATGCTGCTCATCTGCCTGTACCCGTTCACCTCGAGCTGCGCTCACACCTTCAGCTCCATGTCTGCAGAGGCGCGGCACGTCTGCTACTTCTTCGACTACGGAGCGCTCAGCCTCTACAGCCTGG GCTGTGCGATCACCTATGGTGCATACGTGATGCCGGATCGCTGGATCAACAGTGTGTTTCATCACTGCTTCATTCCTGTAGCCGTATTGAACACCCTCGTGTGCACAGCACTGTCCTGCTACTCACG ATTTCCTGAACTGGAGTTTCCACGCTGGAGTAAGATTCTAAGGACAGCAGCGTTTGTTTACCCCTTCGTTTTCGACAACATTCCTCTATTTTACCGg TTGCTGGTGTGTTCAGGGGAAGGCTGTACTCACAATGAAGCTGTCTCCAGTCACTGCTATCATCTCATCTTTGCTTTCCTCACCTGCTTCCTGTTCGCATCACACTTACCTGAGAGGCTGGCTCCAGGCAGATTCGACTACATCG GTCACAGTCACCAGCTCTTCCATATCTGTGCTGTGGTGGGGACCCACTTCCAGATGGAGGCTATCCTGGCTGATATGAGCTCCAGGCGAGGCTGGCTGGCTGCCCACACTCCCATGCCCTCCTTCCTGGGCTCCGTTGGAGCCGTCTCTATCGGAGTGGTTCTCAACCTGGCCATCATAGGACTCTTCAGCGCCACCTTGCTGTGGACACCCAGTACTGCACACTCCCCCTGCccttgcaacaacaacaacaacaaccaccaacCAGAGCGCAAGGACAAGTGA